TTGTTGCGCTGGGGTATGGCACTGGGGCACTTTTGATCCGCGAAGTTACGCGCCGCACGAACCGAGGCTGGCGGACAATGATCTTGCTTGGATTAGCATATGCCGTGTTTCTAGAAGGACTCGTCAATCAAACGTTATTCAACCCCTCGATTTTTGGCTTGAACCTGCTGGATACCGCTTATATTCCCGCAATCGGCATGGGTGCGTGGTGGACGCTGATGGTCCTGACCTTACACACTGTTTGGAGTATGAGTGTGTCGATCGCACTGGTTGAAACCTTAGTTCCCAACCGAAGAACGACCCCCTGGTTAGGCAAAGCTGGTTTAGCAGTCACGACCCTTCTGTTTTTCTTGGGTGCAGCGCTAGGTTTCGTCGCCTTTTATTTCCAGGAACGTTTTCTAGCCTCTCCCCCACAGTTGATTGGAAGCTTGATCGCGATTGTCGCCATCGTCGTTTTTGCCTTTAAGGTTCGTCCCTATCTGCGATCACAGATCACACGCAGAGCACCGAGTCCGAGAGTTGTGGGTCTAGTTTCACTGCTCACGTCGAGTGTGTTTATGGCATCCAATTTAGTGGTTGATTTCGTCCCTGGCTGGGCACTCGTCGGGATGTACCTTGTTCTATATATTCTGATGATCAAACTCGTCTCTTATTGGTCGCGATCGCAAGAGTGGGGGAATGCACATCAGCTAGCACTTGCAGGTGGAGCACTGCTGACTTATGCCTGGTATGGCTTCCCTCAACTTCCGACTATTGGTTCCAAGGGTGTTGTTGATCTCATCGGTAACGGAATATTCGCAATCGGCGCGTGCGTTTTACTCGCGATCATCAATCGCACCGTGCATCAGACAGATCAACGTGCGTCAGACCAATCAAATCACGATAGTTCCTTGAATTGATGGCCAACTCTACAATTTTAAGGTGGTAGATAAGATGATTAAGTACAAAAGCAATTGCTCAACTGGATTGACTGTTCTCAACTGATAAAGAAGGATGGTAAGCTTTTGCCATGACAGACCTACCGCCGCTAGAAGGCCTCGACTCAGAGGAAAAAGACGCTCTCAGCCGAGGCTTGTGGTAAGAGCTGCAAGCCTTACTGGTTGTTAGTAGTCATTGCCAAATTGACCCCTGCTTCATCGACAAACACCAGATTGCGTGGGTCAATTGTAAAACTCCAATCTCGGTAGTCAAAGCGTAGTTGTACTACGCAAGGAGTCAGTTGCTCACTGCCAATGAGCGTTCTTTTTTGACGCTCAGGTTGAGGTACTGTACGGTTCGATGCATCGTTGTAACGCTTACCCCTTCGGCTTAATATCTCCGCTTTCGCGGTAGCGGCGCAGCAGGTCTCGAACAAAGGAGAGGCTCACTTTGAAGCGCTGGGTCAGTTCACGTTGCGAGCCTTCATTGACTTAGTAGGCAGCCACGATACGTTGGCGCAAATCAGTCGAGTATGGGGTGTGCACACAGTGTAGGAATATCTTCACCTCCCTCTACTATGGTTTACTCAACCGCAAGTTACTGTATTGCAGGGTTTTCCTACGCTATCGGTTAGATGGGGAGTTACCAAAATTTTCTCCTTCCTCTAGGCCAAAGGCGTACTTAAACACAATGGGGTCGTAGTACTCTCGAAATAGGACGATTTTGCCGTCTACGACGTGGAACAAGCCGCCGTAGCGCTGATCGTAGGTTCGACCCGTGGGCACAATCTCAACGACTCCGTGCCACTCAGCAAATACCATTGTTGGGTCCTGCATAGGATAGAACACAAGTTCACGGGTAAAATTTGCTTGGCCGCTGGTTTCAGGCCAGCCAGCGTAGTGCCGAATTAGGTTCTCTCTGCCCTCAACGCGTCTGGGAAACCCTTCGGGGGAATAGGGCATATCTTGCACTGCATCTTCTGCCCAGACCTGGGCAAACGCTTCCATGTCCTTGTTCTCAAGACTTGTGAGAAAGTTGCGTACAGCCTGCTCGGTTTGCTGCCGCTGAAGGTAGCTGACGGGATCTGTCGCAACCCTGGCCGCAGCAGCGTCAAGCAGTGTGCGATCGCCCGACTCGTTTTCAAGATTAAAGGCCATTTCCGTCACCTGCCAGCCTGCTTCTTCTTTAGCCAGACGGTAGACATACTGACCCGATACCTGCCAGTAACTGTCTCCAAGGTAATGGATGGCAACAACATCAGCGATTGTCGTGGCAGTGCTGCCGTTCACCTCTACCTGAACATTTGAGAGACTGTGGCGGGTTTGATCGAAGCCGGGCAAAACGTTAGCCCAGGCAGTCATAAGGCTTTCAGGCGTGTGAGTCTGCGCGGCTCCACCAAAGAGGGAGGTGTAGTCGATCTGCACCTCATCGGCATAGAGGGCCTCTAGGCTCTCAAAATTTTCCTGGTCGGCCAAGGTGGCAATGCTTTCTACCAAGACTGTAATAGCAGCCTGTTCTATTTCGGTTTGGGCAAACGCGGGAGCAGGGGCTAGGGCCATAATGAGCGCTCCAACAACAACAGATTTCATTGCAAACTTGCCTAGATAGGTTGACTTAAAGATTTGAATGCGAACTGAACAGTGAGCGTTTTTCTTTTGGGTTTACCAGGCTACAGGGCGACCGTCACGGAAGAAGCCTCCGGTGGGGCCGCCCTCCGGCAGCAGGGCAGCCCAGAGCACGCTAGCAGCGCCCTCTGCAACGGGGCGACCACCGCTTCCGCCCATATCGGTGGCGACCCAGCCGGGGCAAACAGCATTTACCAAAATCCCTGAGGACTGCAAGTTGATCGCCAGCATGCGAGTCAGCGCATTGAGGGCTACCTTGGACACGCTGTAGGCAGGGGTACTGCCGCCCATGTCCTGAAGCGATCCGGCCCCGCTTGAGACGTTAACAATGCGGCCATGGGGGCTGTGCTTGAGCAGGGGAATGAAGGCTTGGGAGGTGCGCCAGGGGCCAAAGGTGTTGGTCTCAAGGGCCTCTTGCACTACTGCCAGGTCAGCCGTTGCGGCTGTCTGCCAGGTGTCGTAGAGAATGCCGGCATTGTTGATGAGAATATCCAGGCGACCGTGAGCCTGCTCTATTTGGCTGACAACCTGCTCGATGTCCTGCGGGCGGGTAACGTCGAGCTGGCAGGGTATGATGCTGAGCCCTTCGGCTGCTAGGGCTTGGGCTGCGGCGCGGCCTTTCTCTAGATCACGCGCACCCAGGTAAACGGTGATTCCCTTTTGGGCTAGCTGACGGGCGACTTCTAGGCCAATACCGCGATTAGCACCTGTGACCAGGGCAATGGGAGCGTTTTCTGTCATGACGGACTCCTTTCTGAACCGGCCTTACTGCAAAGTTTGACGGAAATGGTCAGTTACCAAATCAACGGCATTGCTAACCAGATCAGGCTGGTCGTAGTAGTCCATTTGAAAGCCCTCAATCCACTGCATGGATTTAGGCGCATCGACGCTGGCATAGAAGGCTTTGGCATTGTCAGGTATAGCCATTTGATCACCGTGCACCATAAAGTACGGCACGTCAATTCCATCGGCGGCAGCCAGCGCATCAAAAGTCAGCCAGCCCTCCCAGGCCATGACGGGAAATCGGTTGTCGTACTGGGAAATCGCCCCCCGATCAGGGCTGGTGTAGTAAAAACTGGGGTCGGCCCAGCGCATGGCAGCCAGATCAATGGTTTCATCATTGG
Above is a genomic segment from Pseudanabaena sp. FACHB-2040 containing:
- a CDS encoding SDR family oxidoreductase — translated: MTENAPIALVTGANRGIGLEVARQLAQKGITVYLGARDLEKGRAAAQALAAEGLSIIPCQLDVTRPQDIEQVVSQIEQAHGRLDILINNAGILYDTWQTAATADLAVVQEALETNTFGPWRTSQAFIPLLKHSPHGRIVNVSSGAGSLQDMGGSTPAYSVSKVALNALTRMLAINLQSSGILVNAVCPGWVATDMGGSGGRPVAEGAASVLWAALLPEGGPTGGFFRDGRPVAW
- a CDS encoding nuclear transport factor 2 family protein, coding for MKSVVVGALIMALAPAPAFAQTEIEQAAITVLVESIATLADQENFESLEALYADEVQIDYTSLFGGAAQTHTPESLMTAWANVLPGFDQTRHSLSNVQVEVNGSTATTIADVVAIHYLGDSYWQVSGQYVYRLAKEEAGWQVTEMAFNLENESGDRTLLDAAAARVATDPVSYLQRQQTEQAVRNFLTSLENKDMEAFAQVWAEDAVQDMPYSPEGFPRRVEGRENLIRHYAGWPETSGQANFTRELVFYPMQDPTMVFAEWHGVVEIVPTGRTYDQRYGGLFHVVDGKIVLFREYYDPIVFKYAFGLEEGENFGNSPSNR